Sequence from the Panicum virgatum strain AP13 chromosome 5N, P.virgatum_v5, whole genome shotgun sequence genome:
gagtgatgtgagagagaaatactgtagggctggaggctggtgcaccagccgaacacggtgaatggTTATCCATCGTGCAAAGTCTAGATTGGCCCCACCCATGAATGAATGGCTTCACTTTTTTCATAAATGACTAAACAGCTCTTGTAACATTTCATCTTTTAATATAGTCCCCTCCTGttcttttagaaaaaaatcTTTATGGACAGGATCCAATTCATTCTGCTGAGAAGTGAGACGCTGATAAAAAGAATGCAAGCCATACGTGCCCGCCCAGGAGCGACTCCAGGAACAACAGATCATACGTTTATTTCCCACCGTTTGGGCCATGCTTACGTACATCTTGATAAGCGCGCAAGGGCTTTAGGAGCTCAACGGGCTGACCAACAGCAAACTTCTATTTACAGATCGTAATCGCGGACTAAAGAACTTGTGGGCTTAAACCAGACTTGAGTCCCATACAACAACTTGCGGAAAGACGAGGCATGGTCAGATCGCAGAGTAGACATGAGCAGATTTGGCCCAGACTGGAACTTGGGTTTCAtcacccggccggcccaagaTATACGCACGTGAAATTTCTAGCTGCCGTTTACCAGGCGAATTCACCGACGACGACAGGCGAATTCACCGACGCTCGTTGTCTCGATGCTAGGGATGTAAATGATATTATATTTTCTGATTGTATTCGAATTCGATTTGGTCTGGAAAAATTTTTATCCGTTCATATTTGATTCTGAGTATTCAATATTCGTAACCGATTCGTATCCGAATActcaaaaattatatttttatgatgtcgatatTCATTGCAATCTTATTCAGCAAAAACTAGCACTATCCGTATTCGACTCCATAGTcgaacaaaaatataaaaataaatacaatATCAATAATATTCGTCCGTATATAATCCGTTTACATCCATACTCGACGCAAGCGAGCCTCGAGTCGGGACCCAACCTAGCTAGTAGCCACCCACCCAGAGTCCACACCGAAAAATCCGCGCAGCGTGGACTCGCCTCGCGCACCACTCCATTCCATTTCTCCCCTCCTCTTCGactcctccgcctcgccggcgtcgcggccgccgccgaccccccgTCTCCTACCCCGCTCGATCCCTTCTCCCCTTCCTGCCCACGCAGTCCCCACCACCGCCGAATGCGGGACCCTCGCCGTTGGTGACCGAACCCTGTCGAGTTAGTTGAGCGAGCGCCGGCCGGACCCCGGATCTcgcatgcgccgccgccgacgtcgcgcGATCTAGCGGCTGCGCGCTGCCCCGTGGGAGGGTAGGGCTTCTGGGGCCTGGTGCGGTCTGGCGGCGGATATGGCTACGGAGGCGTCCACCTCTGCGGTGGGTTCGGGGGGCGGGAGCTGGGTGGAGGGGATGTCCGCGGACAACATCAAGGGGCTGGTGCTCGCGCTCTCATCCAGCTTCTTCATCGGGGCCAGCTTCATCGTCAAGAAGAAGGGTCTCAAGAAGGCCGGCGCCTCCGGCGTCCGCGCAGGTGAGTTATTCCgttcctgacttccttcacATCTATCGAGACATTGCACCGTCTTGTTTGGTCTTTGACACGCTGTGTGAGCGTGCAGAGGGCCTCGAGGCTGGGTTTCCGATTGTGCGTGGGATCTCCGTTCCCGTGTAATGCAACGGTGTGGCGTGCTCCGGATCTGTGTTAGGGTTACGATTAGGGGGAGGCAGTGTGTACAGGAAATTAGTTTAGCTATTGCAATGAATTGAGATGGCTAGGGACTAAGGAGTTGACCTGAATCTATGTGGATCATATGCAAGTAGCGTTAGCTCATACAGGGTTCAACACTCGTACGGGAGGTTATATTCATGGTGTCATACTGATGCATTGTCTTTTGCTTATTTTCCTTCTGCCATGCACTTGTTAGTTGATCAACAGTGTGGTTAGTAACTGTTTCTCAATCACTGATCACATAGATTCTAGGCAAAATTGGCTGGTGGACACCGTTAAAAGGTGTCTTTTGCTGTAGACCACTAAAAAAAACATGACTTTGCTGAGAGACATTACAATTCTATGTTAATTTGTCAGGGGACACTATAGCTCATACAATAATATTTTCTATCCAAATGGGTCACAAAACACTCATACAGGACAATTATATCCCTACCGCTGCTATGGCCGGCTCTCTCTCGCGCTCAACGCCGATGGTGGATTTGGATTGGAGCACCTCATTCTGCACTGTTCCGGCTCCATGGAGGCTTGGCTGCTAGTCATCAACTCGTTGCGCTTGCTGCCGTTGCTGGGGTCGTGGTCGTGATCCGCTTAAGCTGTAGGTGCTCATCGCGGGATCTACAGCAGCTGCTTGTCCACCAGCAGCTCGGGCAACAACGCCGCAAGCCCGCTACGAGGACCAAGGGGACTAGCTAGGGAAGCACGGCTTGGCGCGACCATCAACGCCGGGGAGGCAACGACCAGGAGGTTGAGGATGTCCGCCTGCCCACAACCCTCCATGCGGTGCTCGCTCAAGCGGGCCGTGGTGGTCGATTCCAGCAGTATGGCTTGCTCCCGGCGGCCGCAGCGCTCGATTCCGACAGTGGGGCTTGCtcctggcggccgcggcgctcgaTCCCGGCGGGGATTCCTCCAGGCGGCATCAGCGACGATGAGTTCGCAGGGCGACGATGTACCCGAATCGGCCGGTTGGGGGTAGGATCGAGTCATGCCCAGGTAGAAGATAGGGAAGTGTAGATTAGTCATTTCCAGTATCCTCATATTAAACTTGAATATTATAAGTGGTCTAGTGTCTTACAGCAAGTGGTCACAGAATTATAATGTCTTTTGGCAAAGCCACAAAATTTTAATGGTCTACAGCAAAGGACAACTTCTAACGGTGTCCTCTGGCAAATTTTCCCTAGATTCTAGATGCACTCCAGTTCGTGTAGGTTGGACTGTAGGAGTGAGATGTTGTTTTCTTAACATGGAACAATGGTCATCAGTTGTCTTGACTTTTCAGAGGTTACTGTTGACTGCAAATATGTGGCCCTAGATGTAGGGCATGCAGTGTTTCTGAAGATTTGGGTCTCTCACTTTTAATGCTGTTCAGTTACATGATTTTACTAGAAGAAAATGTCTTCTCTTACTGGTTGGCTTTGTTAACGTGGACGGTTAATTGCAGGTGTTGGTGGTTACTCTTACTTGTATGAACCATTATGGTGGGCAGGAATGATTACAAGTAGGTCTACCTCTTGTGTAAGTAGGCCTTTATGCTGTAGTTCCGGTAATGTAATATTGATGATGTCTGGTCTTTATTTTCCAGTGATTGTTGGAGAAGTGGCTAACTTCGCAGCATATGCATTTGCTCCTGCTATCCTGGTCACACCACTTGGTGCACTTAGCATCATCATTAGGTAAGAAATATAATTCGTACTGCCCTGGTGCTGTGTATTATCCCAAAAAtccttctcttctttcttcatTCTAACATGCTTCTCTCACAGTGCTGTTCTTGCAGACATTATGTTGAAGGAGAAGCTTCATATATTTGGTATACTTGGGTGTGTTCTTTGTGTTGTGGGTTCAACAACTATTGTACTCCATGCCCCTCAGGAGCGTGCAATTGAATCTGTAGCAGAAGTGTGGGATCTTGCTACTGAACCAGGTGCCCTCCTCTCTTACCCAGTTAGTTGTTATCAAATATTAGTTACACCACTTTGTTTTGTTATATTATCTCAGTAACAACTAATGTCATAAGTTTGGGTCTTGCAGCCTTTCTATCTTATGCTGCTATCGTTCTTGCTGCAACTTTTGTGCTCATATACTATTTTATCCCACAATATGGTCAGACGCACATCATGGTCTATATTGGTGTTTGTTCACTTGTAGGATCTCTGTCGGTATGTGTTTCAAATTTTCGCTTGGCAATAGTTCTATCAATAGGATTCTTTTAAGTAATTATGCTTtaattttctttcccttttcgcTGTGCTGTCTTTGGCAGGTCATGAGTGTGAAAGCTCTTGGGATAGCCTTGAAACTGACCTTTTCCGGAATGAACCAGCTAGTTTATCCACAAACATGGTTGTTCActattgttgttgttgcatGTATAGTAACACAAATGAACTATCTGAACAAGGTAATAGTGATTTTCTATTTTTGATGAAATGGTTTGGTTGTGCATAGCGAGCAGTATTCAATACACATCGGTTGTTACTTTTGCGCCACATGCTTTTTTATGTTTCACATGGAAGTGGCACTTTACGAGTAGGATATGTCTATGCTTCTTGAGTGCTCCAgttgggaaaaaaaaacttggcgGGAAGAGGCAAACAGCCTCCCCGCTTTTAATTAAGAAGGAAGAAGGACTCGAACCCGGGTGCCCGGGTCTCCTAGCTGAGAACGAGCTCCACTAGCCAGCAGCCAGCTAGAGCACCTGCACTCCAGTTGGATTCGAGGGCTAGTGCCCatctttttatctttttacatgaACCATAATGCTTGTGGATTTGATGTATATTTCGAATTTATTATTTATCAGACATGTCTTATTGAATAGTTTGGTACTTTGGTGCCTTGTTGATCTCCTATTGcctatttttttctcttgagTTTTAGGTCAGAAAATTGTGGTGGTGGTGTCCAGACATTTTTATTCTACATTGTGCTTATTTGGTGTTAAAGTGTGTCTATATGATACCTAGTGTTGTGATTCAAGGACATCATAATTGTAATAAACTTAATAAGTATATTTTTTCACTTTTCTTGCAGGCTCTTGACACTTTCAATACAGCAGTTGTATCACCGATATATTATACGATGTTTACATCACTGACCATTTTGGCTAGCGTGATAATGTTCAAGGTAATGATCTTTGGATAGTATTCATTGTGTTGTGTTTGTTAGCCTACATTTTCTAATCTGCAAGTTGTTTGACATGTAATGAAGCAATGAAATACTGGTCGCCTCGAATGTAAATATAAAGGGAAGTAGCTTCTAATAGTTAGTACCATAGTTCTAAAGCCGTCGCCTAGGTGTCCAGGCAGACCCAGCTCGCCTTGGGAAACAGCCACGCCTTGTCGCCTCGGTGTCCAGGCGCACCCATGGCCCTGGTTTCTTTTCCCTCCTTGAGTCTTCTATCACAATAATACTGCAGACCATGCTGACAAACTTTGCTGCTTGTTGCAACATGAACTGGCGAAGcttgtaatatttttatttgcCGGGAGGGGCTTCTGTGCCCTCGTAAGAGACAAAAATACTCAAATTGTTAGTCTTTACACTTAGCATCAGTTTGCTTTTTAGAAGAGTACAAAAATTCTCTTTGTCCGGTAGGATTTCACTGATACTCCTTGGTCATGATGGCTGAAATGGTGGGTGATGAAAATACGAAGTGACAGCTGGAGAAATAGAGAGATTAGAATGTGATGGATGAATGCATCATATGCATGTTCTCAGATACTATGTGCTACTGTAGTATTAGTGGTCCTGACAGATTGATCTTAAGATCTTTTAGTTCTTGACACAATATTCTGTCCTAGAATGACCATCTGTtttgttgtcatgtaggctaaATAAGCTGTTGATAGGCAATGCTCCATGAATCATTTAGTCATGTACTTGACAGAAATTCACAACATTTTTGTTGACAACCATTCTACTTGCATGCAGGATTGGGATCGGCAGAATCCAACTCAGATTGTAACGGAGATGTGTGGTTTTGTTACCATCCTTTCTGGGACATTTCTTCTTCACAAGACAAAAGATCTGGTTGATGGTATGATTTCAGGCATCTTTTGAACTGTGCAAAATGGTCAAATCTTTGAAAAGGTGGTCAAATCTATCATGACGTTTCACTCTGCCATCATAGGTCACCCACCAAATCTACCTGTCCGAATACTGAAACATGCGGATGAAGATGACTATGCTGCTGAAGGAATTCCTCTTAGATCTGCTGCGGAAGGCATTCCACTTAGATCACCAAGGGCAGCAGAATCATTTCGATCAACGTTATAACACTAGATGATAGATGATTTTGTGGCTGGCATGCTCAGCCACGGGCAGCAAAATCATTTTGATCAATGGTGTTATAGCACTTGATAGTTGGGGCGGTCGTGCTAAGCCATTCTTTCATTTTATACACCTTTGTAGATTGTACCTTAGGCTTCTTCAAAAGGTGAAAAGGGGGGCCACTACCCTTGTAATTTTTGAGACACAGGTGTAGAGTATTGGGGAACGTCTGTTATACCTCACGAGATGCCCAGAATGGGCTTAGATCCATTTTTTGGATATACGTCACGTTGATCAATACAAGGCCGTTCTCAACTGATGTATTCTTTGgatagaaaaataggaaaagaatCTGAAGAAGGTATGTTGCTAGTTTCTTGAAGAACCTTTGCGCCCCATCCACATCTGCCGCTCTGGTTGTTGATCAGCACTCTTTTCTATTGATTTCGCCTATGTTCGTTGCTTCCGCCCGAGGGAAGGCAAAGAGCCTCATATTGCGTCGATACACTTGCTGAAGCAATTCTTTCTTCGATGACCAACGTGAACTGGTCGGGAATACCGAAAGGGTTATTCTTTTCTGCTGTCGCTCGGCTTAGCGCCCTCTTTAATTGGGCTTCTCTGATCTCGTCTCATACTCTCATCCCAACCTGTCTCGCACACACTCTCTTCCGCGTAGGCGTAGCATCAATGGCGGAGAAGGAAGAATGCAAGGTCCTCATTGAGCAATCTAGCAAGAACGCTGCTGATCCACCacgcgaggacgaggaggacgatgaCGAGGACGACAACTCGAGCTTCATCGTGCTCCTCAACCTCGTCCTGGGCGGCACGGCGCGCCTCAACGTCCTCCTCCCGACCGCCACCATCCTCGCCTTCGCCATCTTCGCCCCACTCCTCACCGACGACGGCAAGTGCACCCGTCTGAACCGCATCCTGACCGGTGCCTTGGTCGCTCTCTGCGCCGCCTCCTGCGTCTTCTTCACGCTCACCGACAGCTTCCGCTCGCCCTCGGGCCGCCTCCGGTACGGCGTCGCGACGCCCTCGGGCATCCGCAcgttctgcggcggcggccaccggaggAAGGGGCCGAGGGAGCCGGCGCGGTACAGGCTGCGGTGGTCGGACCTGTTCCACACGTCGCTGGCGCTGGTCGCGTTCGTGACGTTCGCCGCCTCGCACC
This genomic interval carries:
- the LOC120672961 gene encoding protein DMP7-like, translating into MTNVNWSGIPKGLFFSAVARLSALFNWASLISSHTLIPTCLAHTLFRVGVASMAEKEECKVLIEQSSKNAADPPREDEEDDDEDDNSSFIVLLNLVLGGTARLNVLLPTATILAFAIFAPLLTDDGKCTRLNRILTGALVALCAASCVFFTLTDSFRSPSGRLRYGVATPSGIRTFCGGGHRRKGPREPARYRLRWSDLFHTSLALVAFVTFAASHHDIVLCYYPGVPRKVVNTVPLVVGFVVSLLFVLFPSSRRGIGYPFLLRTDLVYLRR
- the LOC120672960 gene encoding probable magnesium transporter NIPA4, with product MATEASTSAVGSGGGSWVEGMSADNIKGLVLALSSSFFIGASFIVKKKGLKKAGASGVRAGVGGYSYLYEPLWWAGMITMIVGEVANFAAYAFAPAILVTPLGALSIIISAVLADIMLKEKLHIFGILGCVLCVVGSTTIVLHAPQERAIESVAEVWDLATEPAFLSYAAIVLAATFVLIYYFIPQYGQTHIMVYIGVCSLVGSLSVMSVKALGIALKLTFSGMNQLVYPQTWLFTIVVVACIVTQMNYLNKALDTFNTAVVSPIYYTMFTSLTILASVIMFKDWDRQNPTQIVTEMCGFVTILSGTFLLHKTKDLVDGHPPNLPVRILKHADEDDYAAEGIPLRSAAEGIPLRSPRAAESFRSTL